The following coding sequences lie in one Zingiber officinale cultivar Zhangliang chromosome 2B, Zo_v1.1, whole genome shotgun sequence genomic window:
- the LOC122046461 gene encoding calcium-dependent protein kinase 20-like, whose translation MGNCCAAPADPEKKRARRKRGKEKRPNPFAVDYNRGPAPTLVVLRNLAGRNLGSRYELGQELGRGEFGVTYLCTDVDTGERFACKSISKKKLRTAVDVEDVRREVEIMRHLPGHPHVVSLKDTYEDDVAVHLVMELCEGGELFDRIVARGHYTERAAAAIMRTVIEVIQECHRNRVMHRDLKPENFLFGNKKENAPLKAIDFGLSVFFRPGERFTEIVGSPYYMAPEVLKRDYGPEVDVWSAGVILYILLCGVPPFWAETEQGVARAILRSVIDFKRDPWPRVSDTAKHLVRHMLEPDPEKRFTAQQVLDHAWLQNASKAPNVNLGETVRARLQQFSVMNKLKKKALRVMAEYLSVEELADIKEIFEKIDINRNGKINFEELQLGLHKLGHQISDSDVRILMEAADVDGSGTLDYAEFAAVSIHLRKVENDEHLHKAFSYFDQNKSGYIEIEELSDSLADDLGANREEVINAIIQDVDTDKDGRISYEEFAAMMKAGTDWRKASRQYSRERFSSLSSRLMRDGSLQLRSEGR comes from the exons ATGGGTAACTGCTGCGCTGCTCCCGCCGATCCAGAGAAGAAGAGGGCGAGGAGGAAGCGCGGCAAGGAGAAGCGCCCGAACCCCTTCGCGGTCGATTACAACCGCGGGCCTGCCCCTACCCTCGTCGTCCTCAGGAATCTCGCCGGCCGGAACCTCGGTAGTCGCTATGAGCTTGGGCAGGAGCTCGGCCGAGGCGAGTTCGGCGTCACATACCTCTGCACCGATGTGGACACGGGCGAGCGCTTCGCCTGCAAGTCCATCTCCAAGAAGAAGCTGCGCACCGCCGTGGACGTCGAGGACGTGAGGAGGGAGGTGGAGATCATGAGGCACTTGCCTGGCCACCCACACGTGGTGAGCCTGAAGGACACCTATGAAGACGATGTCGCTGTCCACCTCGTGATGGAGCTCTGCGAGGGAGGTGAGCTCTTCGATCGGATCGTCGCAAGGGGGCATTACACGGAACGGGCGGCCGCCGCCATCATGCGCACCGTCATCGAAGTCATTCAG GAGTGCCACAGGAATAGGGTTATGCACCGTGATCTCAAACCAGAAAACTTCTTATTTGGAAACAAAAAGGAAAATGCCCCGCTGAAAGCGATTGACTTTGGGTTATCTGTTTTCTTTAGACCAG GCGAGCGCTTTACCGAAATCGTTGGCAGTCCTTATTACATGGCACCAGAGGTTCTAAAGAGAGATTATGGCCCAGAAGTTGATGTCTGGAGTGCAGGTGTTATCTTGTACATTTTGCTATGCGGGGTGCCTCCATTTTGGGCTG AAACTGAACAAGGTGTTGCACGAGCAATTCTTCGTTCTGTCATAGATTTTAAAAGAGACCCGTGGCCGAGAGTTTCTGATACTGCTAAACATCTTGTGAGACATATGCTCGAGCCTGATCCAGAGAAGAGGTTTACAGCCCAGCAAGTTCTTG ATCATGCATGGCTGCAGAATGCAAGCAAGGCTCCTAATGTCAATCTAGGTGAAACAGTACGCGCAAGACTCCAGCAGTTCTCCGTGATGAACAAACTCAAAAAAAAAGCCTTACGG GTTATGGCTGAATATCTCTCTGTTGAGGAACTTGCAGATATAAAGGAAATATTTGAGAAGATAGACATTAACAGAAATGGGAAGATTAATTTTGAAGAGCTGCAACTTGGTTTGCATAAGCTTGGTCACCAAATTTCAGATTCTGATGTTCGAATATTAATGGAAGCA GCTGATGTTGATGGAAGTGGCACCTTAGACTATGCGGAATTTGCTGCCGTCTCAATTCACTTGCGCAAAGTTGAAAACGACGAGCATCTACACAAAGCCTTTTCATACTTTGATCAAAACAAGAGTGGATACATAGAAATTGAAGAACTCAGTGACTCCTTGGCCGACGATTTGGGAGCCAATCGTGAAGAGGTGATTAATGCTATCATTCAAGATGTAGACACAGACAAG GATGGAAGAATAAGCTATGAGGAATTTGCGGCGATGATGAAAGCGGGCACGGATTGGAGGAAGGCATCAAGGCAGTACTCGAGGGAGCGATTCAGTAGCCTCAGCTCTCGGTTGATGAGAGACGGATCTTTGCAGCTGAGAAGTGAGGGTAGATAA